The Candidatus Nitrosocosmicus franklandus genome contains a region encoding:
- a CDS encoding winged helix-turn-helix transcriptional regulator produces MNPSKQNERKESSVKSNQLSILNDNNSCNFRGYSIEDLMRETSELRKIVTKRGTLEILIPLCCSTDPVRYITFRKSMKGISSKTLTIRLKELEKNGILSRQYFNEIPPRVEYRLTQKGQELVESIISLLQWMRKWSG; encoded by the coding sequence GTGAACCCAAGTAAACAGAACGAGAGAAAAGAATCAAGTGTCAAGTCAAATCAGCTTTCAATTCTAAATGATAACAACTCTTGCAATTTCCGAGGCTATAGCATAGAGGATCTAATGAGGGAAACATCAGAGTTAAGAAAGATTGTTACAAAAAGAGGAACACTTGAGATTCTAATTCCACTATGCTGTTCGACAGATCCAGTTCGATATATAACATTTAGAAAATCTATGAAAGGTATCAGTAGTAAAACATTGACTATTCGTCTTAAGGAATTAGAAAAAAACGGAATTCTTTCAAGACAGTACTTTAACGAAATTCCTCCACGAGTAGAATATCGCCTAACACAAAAAGGTCAAGAACTTGTAGAATCGATCATAAGTCTGCTGCAGTGGATGAGGAAGTGGTCAGGTTAG
- the arsM gene encoding arsenite methyltransferase, translated as MSKQSQLKEKIKEQYEKIAIDGNTNSCCMPSNGCCNTSKVILTPFESSKAIGYDSDKLRTIPESSILGVGCGNPTRFGDVGEGDTVVDVGSGAGIDAFLAANVVGASGKVIGIDMTTAMLQKARENAEKHGYKNVEFREGDIERKIPVDNDSVDVVLSNCVINLTTNKENTFREIYRILKPHRKGRMVISDLITSKEMDPSEVNESNWCSCIDGALTKENYIQSIKNAGFDHIEILDKKPYMELDSEKKNQEKRLIRSISIRALKP; from the coding sequence ATGAGTAAACAATCTCAATTAAAGGAAAAAATCAAAGAGCAGTATGAAAAAATTGCTATAGATGGAAATACCAATTCTTGTTGCATGCCCTCCAATGGTTGTTGTAATACTTCAAAGGTCATACTTACTCCTTTCGAATCATCAAAGGCTATTGGATATGATTCTGACAAGTTGAGGACAATCCCTGAATCTTCCATATTAGGAGTAGGGTGTGGAAATCCTACCCGATTTGGAGATGTAGGCGAAGGTGATACCGTGGTTGATGTGGGGTCTGGCGCGGGTATCGATGCTTTCCTGGCAGCCAACGTAGTAGGAGCATCCGGAAAAGTGATTGGCATTGATATGACAACAGCCATGTTACAAAAAGCGAGAGAAAACGCTGAAAAACATGGATACAAAAACGTCGAATTTAGAGAGGGTGATATCGAAAGAAAGATCCCTGTTGATAATGATTCTGTGGATGTGGTACTTAGTAACTGCGTCATCAATTTGACAACAAACAAGGAGAACACTTTTCGAGAAATTTATCGAATATTGAAACCGCATAGAAAAGGAAGAATGGTGATATCTGATCTTATAACATCCAAGGAAATGGATCCCTCGGAGGTTAACGAATCAAATTGGTGTAGTTGTATTGATGGAGCATTAACCAAGGAGAATTACATTCAAAGCATCAAGAATGCTGGTTTTGATCATATCGAGATACTGGATAAAAAACCGTATATGGAATTAGATTCGGAAAAGAAAAATCAAGAAAAGAGACTGATTAGGAGCATCTCAATTAGAGCGTTAAAGCCTTGA
- a CDS encoding adenylate/guanylate cyclase domain-containing protein, with product MHKDIEMDKYDLTKHFDSKILDILKDPEQRKLKDKYLAIAFWDLSGFADLCNNLSNEPFAVAELLELYFEEANNVIHRYDGIIDKFIGDGVMAFFGYSSNDKQEIASQSIDAALDMRKKFREIKKSWSTRVVTKPINLDDVTLICGIHIGNVLFGLLETKSRNQITLVGSNVNFANRLEGIAEADQIVVSKEIIDLIGKNYYFDTITHDIYSYGKTKVFSIREKKIH from the coding sequence ATGCACAAGGATATTGAGATGGACAAATATGACCTTACTAAACATTTTGATTCAAAAATACTCGATATCTTAAAGGATCCAGAGCAGCGGAAATTAAAAGACAAATATCTTGCAATCGCCTTCTGGGATTTAAGTGGATTTGCTGATTTATGCAATAATCTGAGTAACGAACCATTTGCAGTAGCTGAACTTTTAGAATTATATTTTGAAGAAGCAAACAACGTCATTCATAGATATGATGGAATAATAGACAAATTCATAGGAGACGGTGTGATGGCATTTTTCGGATATTCCTCTAACGATAAACAGGAAATTGCCTCACAATCGATTGATGCTGCATTGGATATGAGAAAAAAATTTAGAGAAATAAAAAAAAGCTGGTCCACTAGAGTTGTTACCAAACCGATCAATCTAGACGACGTTACCTTGATATGTGGAATTCACATAGGAAATGTTTTGTTTGGCCTCCTAGAGACAAAAAGTAGAAACCAAATAACCCTTGTTGGTTCTAATGTTAACTTCGCAAATAGGCTCGAAGGAATAGCAGAAGCAGATCAAATAGTCGTTTCAAAAGAGATCATCGATCTCATAGGAAAAAATTACTATTTTGATACGATTACACATGATATTTATTCTTACGGAAAAACTAAAGTATTTAGCATTCGAGAAAAGAAAATTCATTAA
- a CDS encoding NADPH-dependent FMN reductase, whose product MTTHKLKVAIIIGSTRPGRNSEAVGMWIYEIAKKRSDAEFELVDILDYNLPLLDEPIPPSMGQYSKEHTKRWAEKIDSCDAFVFVTPEYNHGISGALKNAIDFLFKEWNNKVAGFVSFGSAGGVRAVEQLRLVMAEVKVATVRAQVYLSLFTDFENFSKFKPSPFHENTANTMLNEVIEWGEALKTVRTKQG is encoded by the coding sequence ATGACTACACATAAACTCAAGGTTGCTATAATTATTGGTAGCACTAGACCTGGTCGTAATAGTGAAGCAGTAGGCATGTGGATATATGAAATTGCGAAGAAACGAAGTGATGCCGAATTTGAGCTAGTTGACATTTTAGATTATAATCTTCCACTATTGGATGAACCTATTCCACCCTCTATGGGTCAATATTCAAAAGAGCATACAAAACGATGGGCTGAAAAAATAGATTCATGTGACGCATTTGTATTTGTAACTCCTGAGTATAATCATGGGATTTCTGGTGCACTAAAAAACGCTATTGATTTTCTCTTCAAAGAATGGAACAACAAGGTAGCGGGATTTGTTAGCTTTGGGAGTGCCGGTGGTGTAAGAGCAGTTGAACAATTGCGTTTGGTAATGGCAGAGGTCAAGGTGGCAACTGTCCGAGCTCAGGTATACCTTTCTCTATTTACAGATTTTGAAAACTTTTCAAAGTTCAAACCCTCGCCCTTCCATGAGAATACAGCTAATACAATGTTAAATGAAGTCATAGAGTGGGGAGAAGCACTAAAAACAGTCCGAACTAAACAAGGTTAA
- a CDS encoding UBP-type zinc finger domain-containing protein, translating to MDKNGNTTGCEECEKIRDKWVHLRVCLSCGKVGCCDNSKNKHATKHFKNTNHPMIRSYEPNEYWKWCYVDELLID from the coding sequence ATGGATAAGAACGGGAATACAACAGGATGCGAGGAATGCGAAAAGATTAGAGATAAATGGGTCCACTTGCGAGTATGCCTTTCTTGTGGCAAAGTAGGATGTTGCGATAATTCCAAGAACAAGCACGCAACAAAGCATTTTAAAAATACCAATCACCCTATGATTCGATCATATGAGCCAAACGAATATTGGAAATGGTGCTATGTTGATGAATTATTGATAGATTAG
- a CDS encoding dihydrolipoyl dehydrogenase family protein, with protein sequence MIGNYLFDLIVIGTGTAGSAVASKCRSEGLTVAIIDEIPFGGTCAIRGCEPKKILLEAAKTIDSVQRHKDKGIVNVDETHIKWHDLIRFKRTFTDPVPKEKEQSYVNNGIVPFHGRARFVGTDLIKIENDSGNTTLRGKHIVIATGAKPADLDIHGSENVITSDQFMELNKDQLPDSIVFIGGGYISFEFAHIAARCGIKKITILHRGRQPLGHFDPDLVNQLVKKSRDIGINVLLEKKVERVDRQEASLVDSENSNGIKLIVYYSCNTNPNSNGESSLTEPTISKVEADMVIHGAGRVPNIKGLDLVSGNVEHTTRGIKVNRYLQSISNPIVYASGDSVDNDGAPLTPVASYDGNIVANNILNGNNMESNYKGLPSVVFTIPTLASVGLIEKEAREQGLKFRVNYKDTSKWYSSRRIGETHSGFKILIEEETDKILGAHLLGSHSEEVINIFSIAIRLGLTAKDLNNPILYAYPTNSSNVIYMLQPQ encoded by the coding sequence ATGATAGGTAATTATCTTTTTGATTTGATTGTTATTGGCACAGGAACTGCAGGATCTGCAGTAGCATCGAAATGTCGCTCTGAGGGGTTAACTGTCGCGATTATTGACGAGATACCTTTCGGTGGAACTTGTGCAATACGCGGATGTGAACCAAAAAAGATTCTTTTGGAAGCTGCAAAAACAATTGATTCCGTCCAAAGGCACAAAGATAAGGGAATAGTCAATGTAGACGAGACCCACATAAAATGGCATGATTTAATAAGATTCAAGAGAACTTTTACAGATCCCGTACCAAAGGAGAAGGAACAGAGTTACGTCAATAACGGCATCGTTCCGTTTCACGGCCGTGCAAGATTTGTTGGCACTGATTTAATCAAAATTGAAAATGACTCTGGCAATACCACATTAAGAGGTAAGCATATTGTAATAGCTACTGGTGCTAAACCGGCTGATCTAGATATTCATGGATCAGAGAACGTAATTACAAGCGATCAGTTCATGGAGCTAAATAAAGATCAATTGCCTGATAGTATTGTATTCATAGGTGGAGGATATATTTCGTTTGAATTTGCTCATATTGCTGCTCGGTGTGGTATCAAAAAAATTACAATTTTGCATCGGGGTAGACAACCATTGGGACATTTTGATCCAGACCTGGTAAATCAATTAGTAAAGAAGAGTAGAGATATCGGTATAAACGTACTATTGGAAAAAAAAGTTGAAAGAGTCGACAGGCAGGAAGCATCTTTGGTAGATAGCGAGAATAGCAATGGTATTAAATTAATCGTTTACTATTCATGCAACACAAATCCTAATTCAAATGGAGAATCATCTTTAACTGAGCCCACAATATCAAAAGTTGAAGCTGATATGGTGATACATGGTGCCGGGCGAGTCCCAAATATCAAGGGTTTGGATTTAGTAAGTGGCAACGTCGAACACACCACCAGAGGTATAAAAGTAAATAGATATCTTCAAAGTATTTCTAATCCTATTGTATATGCATCAGGGGACTCTGTAGATAATGATGGTGCGCCATTAACTCCTGTTGCAAGTTATGACGGAAATATAGTAGCAAACAATATATTAAATGGAAACAATATGGAATCCAATTATAAGGGTTTGCCGAGTGTTGTGTTTACAATTCCAACACTTGCATCAGTAGGTTTGATAGAAAAAGAAGCAAGGGAACAAGGTCTAAAGTTTAGGGTTAACTACAAAGATACCTCAAAGTGGTACTCATCTAGACGAATAGGCGAAACTCATTCTGGATTTAAAATATTAATCGAAGAAGAAACAGATAAGATTTTGGGGGCTCATTTGTTGGGTTCACATTCTGAAGAAGTAATAAATATCTTTTCAATAGCAATAAGATTAGGCCTAACTGCAAAAGATCTCAATAATCCGATACTGTATGCATATCCAACAAACTCGTCTAATGTTATTTATATGTTGCAGCCACAATAA
- a CDS encoding collagen-like triple helix repeat-containing protein: MNQIYGSTMLSIVVMAIAMFSIDSSCLNIVLAQSGNNLGLDGDDDNDTSQPETSSQEANHHSMCVSGDITSLSCNNLSSESIGDYALGPKGPTGEKGDRGPQGPAGPQSIVGKIYTAEQVTDDTSPFEAFSQCDPGDYAISGVTYYRYLGDTVAPLAFLQTGQSSLDSWGIAATPLMEDDFEVFAMAYCFDNP; the protein is encoded by the coding sequence GTGAATCAAATTTACGGAAGTACAATGCTATCTATTGTCGTGATGGCAATTGCAATGTTTTCAATTGATTCTTCATGCTTAAATATTGTACTTGCCCAATCCGGAAACAATCTGGGTCTGGATGGAGACGATGATAATGATACATCACAACCAGAAACAAGTTCCCAAGAAGCGAACCATCACAGTATGTGTGTTTCTGGTGATATCACTTCATTGAGTTGTAACAATTTGTCTTCTGAAAGTATCGGTGACTATGCTCTTGGACCTAAAGGACCGACTGGTGAGAAGGGAGATAGAGGGCCACAAGGTCCAGCAGGACCACAATCTATAGTGGGTAAAATTTATACCGCGGAACAGGTGACAGATGACACTTCTCCATTTGAGGCATTTTCACAGTGCGACCCTGGGGATTATGCAATTTCCGGTGTGACCTACTATCGATATCTTGGTGATACCGTTGCTCCTCTTGCCTTTCTTCAAACTGGCCAATCCTCATTAGATTCCTGGGGAATTGCAGCGACCCCATTAATGGAAGACGACTTTGAGGTTTTTGCTATGGCATATTGTTTCGACAACCCTTAA
- a CDS encoding universal stress protein, which translates to MPFKRILVPFDTSELSVKALEKAMELSAENQTQIFILHVINEIPIPIRYSKIESKNNEVTITPLAKKIHEEIKNEMILILEDVKNKYATNYISISTEIKIGDPVEMIVDFAKQNNIELIVMGSIGHKGITGMFKRLGSVARRIVEEVEIAVLIVR; encoded by the coding sequence ATGCCCTTTAAGCGTATATTAGTACCTTTTGATACCTCCGAGTTGTCAGTAAAGGCTTTGGAAAAAGCTATGGAATTATCTGCAGAAAATCAAACTCAAATCTTTATCCTCCATGTAATTAATGAAATTCCAATACCAATTCGCTACTCAAAAATAGAGTCAAAAAACAATGAGGTGACTATTACTCCCTTGGCTAAGAAGATCCACGAGGAGATAAAAAACGAAATGATTCTGATTCTAGAGGATGTGAAAAATAAATATGCCACAAACTATATCTCTATCTCCACAGAAATTAAAATAGGTGATCCAGTAGAAATGATTGTCGATTTTGCTAAACAGAATAACATCGAACTTATAGTCATGGGTAGCATTGGGCATAAGGGAATTACTGGCATGTTCAAAAGATTAGGAAGTGTTGCAAGAAGAATTGTTGAAGAAGTAGAAATTGCCGTGCTAATAGTAAGATAA
- a CDS encoding MFS transporter, with protein MSVANAYLADISTDKSRSKNFGKMAISSNLGFIVGPALAGILGSTAYEELLPVLAAVLISFAAVVVIAFKLKESKFATAITTSKINLREETSIRKIFACEPKPCYKPNNPNNLSILDVFRLKNLSFLLVLYFFIFLGFNVFYTAFPIHAVTSLKWSSTEMGLYYFVLSGVTILVQGPILRKALQKFSEEKLFIIGSFILGVNFLLSIPNSTILVYVALIFFAVGNGLSWPSFMSILSKHAGTVHQGVIQGVGGSMGSLDSIIGLITGGILYNLIGSNTFLVSAVFIFIVFIMSFRLLNIVKQT; from the coding sequence ATTTCTGTTGCTAATGCATATCTTGCAGATATTTCTACTGATAAATCTAGAAGTAAGAATTTTGGAAAGATGGCAATATCGTCTAATTTGGGTTTTATCGTGGGACCTGCATTAGCTGGAATTTTGGGTTCTACGGCTTATGAGGAATTGTTACCTGTTTTAGCAGCTGTATTAATTTCCTTTGCAGCAGTAGTTGTGATAGCGTTCAAACTGAAGGAATCAAAATTTGCGACAGCCATAACTACCTCAAAGATCAATCTGAGAGAAGAAACATCCATTAGAAAGATTTTTGCTTGTGAACCAAAGCCCTGTTATAAGCCTAACAATCCTAACAACCTCTCCATCCTAGATGTATTTCGATTGAAGAATTTATCATTCCTACTAGTATTATACTTTTTCATTTTCCTTGGATTTAATGTATTTTATACTGCTTTTCCCATTCATGCAGTTACAAGTTTGAAATGGTCCTCAACAGAAATGGGTCTATACTATTTTGTATTAAGTGGAGTAACGATTTTGGTTCAAGGACCCATACTTCGAAAAGCACTTCAAAAATTTTCTGAAGAAAAATTGTTCATAATAGGAAGTTTTATTTTGGGTGTAAATTTTTTACTGTCTATTCCTAATAGCACAATATTAGTCTATGTTGCATTAATCTTTTTTGCGGTAGGTAATGGTCTTAGTTGGCCATCATTTATGTCGATACTTTCAAAACACGCCGGGACAGTTCATCAAGGAGTGATCCAAGGTGTCGGAGGTAGTATGGGAAGCTTAGACAGTATTATAGGACTAATAACAGGAGGCATATTGTATAATTTGATTGGTTCTAATACCTTTCTTGTTTCTGCAGTGTTCATTTTTATCGTTTTTATTATGTCGTTTCGGCTTTTGAATATTGTGAAACAAACCTAA
- a CDS encoding Rid family hydrolase: MAIPFFSQDKSATMIQEISQMGDMESQLRQAYTNILKLLNQYGATMANLVDEVLIITDKDGAITHPSKYRQEIFSEIHVISSTIVQIKRLSFPDLMIETGLVGEI; this comes from the coding sequence TTGGCAATACCATTTTTCAGTCAAGACAAGTCAGCCACGATGATACAGGAAATATCACAGATGGGAGATATGGAGAGTCAATTGCGTCAGGCTTATACAAATATACTCAAACTGTTGAACCAATACGGTGCAACAATGGCAAATTTGGTTGATGAGGTCCTCATTATAACCGATAAGGATGGAGCTATTACTCATCCTTCCAAATATAGACAAGAGATATTTTCTGAAATTCATGTTATCTCAAGTACAATAGTACAAATCAAGCGTCTCTCTTTTCCTGATCTCATGATAGAAACTGGACTTGTTGGAGAGATTTAG
- a CDS encoding cation:proton antiporter, translated as MESSIVQTIQDLTVIMIVASITTLLFYKLKQPIVIGLIVAGIVIGPFTPPFSLIHNIDILNLFAEMGVILLLFIVGMEFPIQKLKEVGRKAIVIASSEAFGTLAIGFIVAQSLGLGFYDSLFVALAISVTSTVIIMRVLGELRMMNDESATLILGTTIIEDILIISLLAIFQSTGASGEFALNEIIISVGITLGFIAGVLLVGSKIIPRIMDIIAQTNQHDVLIVAAVGVAFGFAFISFQLGISVAAGAFFAGVLVAESRSHSVTSVLANPVKDIFAALFFVSVGALMDFSLIPQFIVPALILIGVSIGAKFMTVYLAARLQKLNNLTSTRTALGCSSSGGEIALVVAKGGIDVGAASPIILPMIGTMTIITTFIAPYVIKYGWKFTEKLAKVQDKDREQ; from the coding sequence GTGGAATCATCAATAGTACAAACTATACAAGATTTAACTGTTATCATGATAGTCGCCTCTATCACAACGTTACTATTTTACAAGTTAAAGCAACCTATAGTAATAGGACTAATTGTTGCTGGCATCGTAATTGGACCATTTACTCCTCCCTTTAGTTTAATTCATAACATCGATATTTTAAACCTCTTTGCTGAGATGGGTGTGATATTATTGCTTTTCATTGTTGGAATGGAATTTCCTATTCAAAAATTAAAAGAAGTTGGAAGAAAAGCAATTGTAATAGCTTCAAGCGAAGCCTTTGGTACTTTAGCCATAGGTTTTATAGTTGCACAATCATTAGGATTAGGATTTTACGATAGTCTTTTTGTTGCTCTTGCTATATCAGTAACTAGTACTGTTATCATAATGAGAGTTCTTGGAGAACTCAGAATGATGAATGACGAATCAGCTACTTTAATCTTGGGTACAACAATAATCGAAGATATCCTCATAATCTCACTATTGGCAATATTTCAATCCACAGGTGCGAGTGGAGAATTCGCTCTTAACGAAATCATAATTTCTGTAGGAATAACCCTTGGGTTTATTGCAGGAGTGTTATTAGTGGGCTCTAAAATTATCCCTAGAATAATGGATATTATTGCACAAACCAATCAACACGATGTATTGATAGTCGCAGCCGTAGGAGTGGCTTTTGGATTTGCTTTTATATCATTTCAATTAGGAATATCTGTTGCTGCAGGTGCATTTTTTGCAGGTGTTCTTGTTGCAGAGTCTAGATCACACTCAGTAACAAGTGTTTTGGCTAATCCTGTAAAAGACATTTTTGCAGCATTGTTCTTTGTATCGGTTGGTGCGCTCATGGACTTTTCACTGATTCCCCAGTTTATAGTCCCTGCATTGATATTGATAGGAGTTTCAATAGGGGCGAAATTCATGACTGTGTACCTTGCAGCCAGACTCCAAAAACTAAACAATCTTACATCTACAAGAACTGCCTTAGGTTGTTCCTCCTCAGGTGGTGAAATAGCACTTGTAGTAGCAAAAGGGGGAATAGATGTTGGAGCTGCAAGTCCAATTATTCTACCAATGATTGGTACGATGACAATTATAACAACATTCATTGCTCCTTATGTCATAAAGTATGGATGGAAGTTTACAGAGAAATTAGCAAAAGTACAAGATAAAGACAGGGAACAGTAG